The DNA segment aggaaaagagaaCCAGATTCTGGTGCTGAAATTTATGCCACAAATCAAGCAAAAGAATAGATGAAAAGTTTGGTGGAAATGCCTAATAATCCAAACTCCAAACTCAAAAGAcaagaatttctttttcttaatttatgcAGTGGCTGGTTTGGCATTAGTTTGCCGTTCAAGTGATGCCACAGCCAGAAAAATCGCTCGGTAACAACCTTCCAATAATTCGTATGTTTTGCTAGTTTCATTTTGTCGCTACCATATTATTCTGCTTCAATTGCTTCTGAACTGCAATAGTCGAATCCGTTTTCCTACAAAAGCATGCTTATGGTGTTTGTTTGCTACATGTAGTTTTTTTAGTACACTGTAACTGCAGATCAACTTGAAAAGTATGCATATACATCACTGCATGTTGCAAGATTACAATAGAAAATTTGCTATGATTAACTTCTTGCACCATATTGCAGGCATTCCAGGAGACGGTAGATGTTTGTTTAGGGCTGTGGTCTACGGTGCATGCCTCAGATCAGGTGAACCGTCTCCAAGTCTTAGTAGGCAAAGAGAACTTGCAGATGAACTTAGAGCCAAAGTACTGTTTTCTCCCTCATCTACCTACAATTTGCAAATAGATTCTGACTATTTTTCTGCTCAAATATATGATCATGTATATCCTCCGTGAAAATTGATTGTTTCATCTTCCAAATTATGGGAAAACATCAAATCTTGTTTTTCTGCAGGTTGTTGATGAATTCATCAAGAGGAGGGCAGACACAGAATGGTAAGTTATCTAAAAAGGATTATAATTCATCTTAATCTTCTGATTTGAAATGTTTCGtattcataaaattcaaagCTAACTCTaagtttcatattaaataaaaagaaaaaatattattattcgaGAAAACCTTTTCATGAATTTCATATGTATTTTAGTAGATCTTACTGTTTGTctgaaaaaatatgtatttatatttgtcTACTTGGTAAACATTTTTCGACATTGTTTGTCCTCATGTTCTTACTTGTTTAAATGTTAGTTGTTGGAAGTCTTAcgtcgactaaagataagatgAATAACATCAATTTAGAATAACTAATAACTGTAGCTAGCATGTATGTTTACTTATAATAGGGCATAAttttgaagtttcatggtgacCTTTTGGTGATTATTAACTTGTAAAACAGGTTTCTAGAAGGTGATTTTGAGACGTATACTATACAGATGCGAAAGCCCCACATATGGGGAGGAGAACCTGAGCTTCTAATGTCCTCACATGTTTTACAGTTAAGTGTATTTGTTGTAAGTGGCATGAGTATGAGTTAATTAGTTgctaattatgattattttatgtCTGATAATGATTGTGGTTGTAGGATGCCAATAACAGTGGTAATGCAGGATAAGAATTCGAGTAACCTTAAAGTTATAGCTGAATATGGCGAGGAATATGGGAAGGACAACCCTATTGGAGTGATTTATGATGGTTATGGTCACTACGATGCATTATTGAAGAGCAGTCTTAGCTAGCTTTAGCTTTCCAATAACTGTTCAGAATGTgcacatattatattatacatcaATGTCTCTGTTGAAGCTAATTGAAATTCTcaagttttcattattttattatgtcttcaaaatatattaatatatactaattttgatattttaaaatataataatttcttttaatatattaacataagtgtattttaaagatttactataagacaattaaaaataataaaaattctggATCAGTTAATTCATGGACATTAAAATGGGTGAATATGTCTTTGTCTTTTAAGAGTAAATACCGTAATAAATTTATCCTTTAATTGCATTACATAAATCAAATTCGGCTATTGCTTCCTGCAGGCCCACAATTATGAATTGCACCTCCATACAAACAAGAAAGACTAAACTACCCACACCATCGTTGTTGTCACTATTACTGCTGTCCGCTTCTATCATTGCTACTACTATAGAGGAAGAACGctgtagagaaagaaaaagagagaacgagaaaaacaaattaagctTAGTTTAAGAAACTCTTCCTAAAACATACTTCGTGTATTTCAGAACATTGATTAAAACATTCTATTCCGAAAAGTTTGTTCAAAATGCATTTCAcattttagaaattttgttCCTGATATTTTATTATGGAAATATTATTccaaaagattttcaaaacatgtAATACATAAATCACTTTTACAAAACgtaaattgattattttgaataggattaaatatgtttaatctCTACGTTTATATGCAATCTTTGAATATGTCTTTATcccaaattttaatacatttatgtttcaaattttaaaaatgaaagaatataattattttataaaaatgatgttaacttggatttgttaatatttctaaattttagaaaaaaaaaactgtattaaaattttcaacatgataaattttaactttacatcaaaatttaagaattaaaaatatattcaaatcttttaaaaatttgaaggaaaaacCATCCAATTATCAATCCTAACACTATTGTTAGCCCATAAGGCAATAAACAATAACCATAAGTCCCAAACccgtttcataaataaataagtggATAAATTGAGTAGATAATTCATGAAATTTTTTCCAAGatatttttattccaaaatcACGTAGAGAGTATAAAACtaattatgaaatttgaaaagcCTAAAATAATGCTTATGTATTTCTTGAAACTTTAGACTTTGAGATAGATAAGTCAATAAGGCTTACttttaaagatatttgaaaagacatagttaaaaaatagacctaaaaaattcaaatactttGAGGTAaactaactaaaataattaaatataaaattaaatgattattattaaaagaatgaacAACCAAGGAACAATTACAAGCACAACAAATTCCATAGCCATAATCATGTTGAGGACATTTATTAACTTGAAGGTATGAAGTGGAGGTTAGTGgaagttcttatttttcaaagccatcatattttacattatatataagtcataataaacattttctaaaccaataatatatttataaaaatatttacttctcTTACGTAAtgacaaaaaatgaaataaactcTTTTTAGAATGTATCTCTTCAACATTTTatcctttctttccttttacttagttcttcctttccttttaaTTTCGTATGACATTTTATGCTAATCTTTAcctatatttatcatttatacAGCGCAATTCATATTAATTCACTTAAGTGAGCTGTTTGTATGTTTGGTGTATTTAGATTACTCAGAAACACCAAAGTGAATAACTCCAAGCcacaaatttgataaaattaaaagttgagATTCAGTGTTTGTCTTTAAACTTAGGCACATTTGGATAGATTTATTAAGcaactcagaaaaaaaaaatatttaaaaagaataaaataaactgTCATAAACTACAATTGATTTATTATACATAAACATTTTAGTATGATAATAGATACTAATGAATGATTCAATAGCAAGACATAACAGattcaacaaacaacaaatctcaaatgtgttttaaatacttatgatatcatattaaaaaataaattttaaacctaatttaaatAAGGTAAGTTCTAcagttatataatttaaatttgtcatatttcTAGTGAATTTAGGATGTCTAACAATTTCATAAGTGTTTCTCCAGAGACCCTACAACTGGTGTAAATGGATCCTAACCCCTCGTTAAATATGCCCAATTAGTCCCCATAACCTGAACAGGATTAGAACTTGGATATGAATGTTCAACTGGATTGAGACATGCTGAAAATTGACCCAAGCTCAATGGTCAAGTGATTTCAGATCAGACCAAATCTAAATCACATCCAAACAAACTCAACATTTGTTCTTGGTTGCTTTGAACTGGTCCGGAGTTGAACCATATCACTATAGACGCCAacataggaaaagaaaaagagagggaaaTAAGAGTAAATTTAGATAtatgtgagtttttttttcgAAGAACTTACAGCCAGATGTAAGTAGAATGAGGAATAACCAAAATTATCATGCCATATTATTTCCAACTATACGTAATTCAAGAGTACTATGTAGTAAAGACTCAAAAACATGTATCCATTAAAAGACAGtaagaaacacaaaaacataATTACTGCATTAACATCCGCATCACCTGCATAAACATTAATGTTTGTCCTCCTTATGAATGTCTTTAGGAGGAACCTTTGAATCAAGTTCTTTGGGAGTGGACTTCTCCATTGACCTATAAAGATGACACAAATTCTGTTACAACATAAGCATTGAGACACTCTTACTAGTACAACAAGATTACACGTTTAAAGCATTATTTTATTACGCAAAGAGCGTAGGGGTTTTTCTATGAATTCTCTAATCTcaaaaagataaataacaaaaataccCACAAAGCACATAAAGGAGAGAATAATTTCAAATATCCAAATCTGGCAAAACAGATTTCATGGACACATTTCGATAATCCAAGTGGCAATAAATTTCAATCAGCACAAACATCTTAGTCATTGTagaattcaattttcatttttaaataatcagCACATTTCAACAGTTTCAGAGGCCAATAGATATGACGTCCTATGTGCTCACTAGCCAATTTCAACTAATTCATTGATCAGTCAACTGATCATATCCGCTTCATGAAGGATTTGTTATCTGTCTGAGGCAGAATATGATCGAAGAACATTCTCCAACCCAGTGATATTGGTCAAGGATAGCTTTGCGCACACAGAATGAGTCACTAGTTACAGGTAGTGACCATTATCCTAAATAATAGGACTACTTGATCAAAATACGCATAAATAATCATGTGTCTGTGCAATCCTTGCAATGCATGACTCAACCCTTATTTTCATCCCATTACCCATCAAACAAATCTTGACATATCATAATCATTGAAATGATCAAACATGGCAATCTACGCTtccacatatttttttatcatcttacCCACAAATCAATGACTCATTAAAGCAAGCATATGCTTCAGGAATCATTCCATACAGGttctttctttaatatttaaacatcatacTATAGCAAGTACATTATTAGTATTCTTATTGTTGTAAATACTTAAGGTGTGGCATTATGGGATCTATTAATACTTACCCTACaacttcaaataatatatacagaCACGAACCATgctcatttttatcattttgccTATTCCTGCTAATTGGGTTTTTAAAGGAGTTATTGCTTAAGAGAACTGCTATCTTTTGGTATTTCAATCTCAGCTGTTTTCTCTCGTAAATTAGTTATTCACACTGCACCTACCTGCTCATGATAGAATTACATCTCACACGAGTGCGTACATACCAAAATAGCCACTCTGCATTGGAATTACTAGATTATAATTTCAGTGACCAATCACTTCTTAATCCCTTTTACTAGACACCATGCCGTGTTAGTTCAGCATCTAAAATCAGCAGCAGCAGCATTGCATAGCACAAATGAATGTTCCCAGTTGCCATCAGTTCCATGGTCTCTCTCCTTGCTAACACACTAACCCCAAAGCTCATTGTTAGAAATCAGACCAAAGGCCATTTGACTAATGCAAGGCCCAAAACGATCAGTACCACACCAGCCCATCTGAAGGATTACATCCCATAGAGCTCACTATGTCAGCATGTTTCTAGAATTGAAATCAAATATCAGTTTCATTTCTCCTGTCAATTCTCAGGGGTTCTCTTAGCCATCAATTAAGGAAGAAAACACATAACACACATCCAGATAATCAATATGTTAGCTTAAAAAACAAAACCCCTAAAATGTTTTACTCAATTATTTACAATGTTCGATCTCAGATAAAATTTCACTTCTCCAAAACCCAAATTCCAATTCAGTCTCTCTTTTACGAGTACCCGAAAAAAACTCaaactctaattaaaaataagaagaagaaagagagtaGAAGTAGTGACTTGGAAGAGGCGGCAGATTCTTCTTCAAGCCAGTTGCGAATGTGCCTGACGTTGCGGCGGAAGATGGAGGCAGATTGCTTGACGTCACTCCTGAGGAGAAGCACAACGGCGCTTACACCCGCCACGGTCAGCACGAAATTCGTCAACCCCATGCCTTCGCTTCGCACTCAAAACAAGAGCTTTCTTTTCTTCGGAGAATTCCCACGGCTTTTATGTTTTGccgtttagggtttagggtaatTTAGTTCCTATCTTAATTTtacaataagataaaaaaagtttaacttttattcattgttaaaaataaaaatatttgttgatatgGTTTTTAAGACAATTACTACAAATATACGCAAACTTATGatgatttttagaaaatttgtgatgatttttaattaaatgatagagaaaaaatttataccatactatattttttgaaatttattagtttattgtaactatttataaaaatatccaaACAATACAATTAAGTATGTATTAGAGTAATTACGTTACATCATTTAATAaggtttttaagtaaaaaacttatatataaattaatccTTAAATATAAAGgtctttttaaattgattatggAAAAAGATATTGAAAAAAACATGTTCTTAAAAGACTCTAATGAAAGAAATACGGAGAAGAActtaaagaaagtaaaatggAATGGAGATAGTTTCATTATTTACCGATAATATTTGCTAAAATATTTCtcaatttgaaaatattgtaGTAAAATGCGgctataaaaaaagtatttaccCCACAATTCTTTCTGCCGTCcataattttacataataatttatgatttttaatttcaagatttagTATTCTAGAACAAattatagattatataatttataacgttaaatattaatataaggttaaatatgtttttagttcttatacttTTGGGACGATTtcggttttagtccattttcaaactatgatacaatttaatccttcaattttagaaaactctggttttaattttttttaccaagttttgttaactttatttgttgtttcaattggattgtttacactgtttgatacatttttgtttcaatgttaactaagaaacctgcttgaaacaacaaataaagttaacaaaaattggtaaaaaatattaaaaccagaattttctagagttgaaggactaaattgtaccatagtttgaaaatggactaaaaccaaaatcactcggactaaaaacatatttaatcctattttatattttgaaatatataaaaaaaatagattatataCTTTAGAAcgatatttaatatttagagaTATAAAATACTGTATCTCATTccaattatgtaaaaaatattcataagaatctttttaacatgtttttaaaccttaaaagaattaatttttttcttgaaaccAATTCAGTTAGcatgttttcttctttaacataaaataagtaactaatattttatttacttttattttatataaaatcactAATTGATGTGTATAAGCATATTATTGAGATTGCTTTTAAATCACGATGATTTTTAccttaaaacattaaaacataacatCCATTAAATACGAAAGAATGGTAGCAATGTAAttgaaaaaaaggaataaaatccAACCTTTCCACACATTTAACAATTGTTTTCCTAAATTCAGATTCTATTCAtctattcaattaaaatttccTTGCAAAAACATGGTGTAATTTTTGTTCTATtgaatatataagtaaataataaataatcttaaCAAATCTTATCGAtacacaattaatattttaatacatcatGACACTCAGTGAAAATATGTCTGAACATTTCATTAGATATGTTTGAACAAAATTATATGAGATGTAGAaacatcaatatattatttaatgtgaCGGTCATATGAAAATTGTATGTCTATCTATTTTACATCtaaataaagattaatattattataaaaaatattatacaaatacaTTAAACAATAATTGATAACAAAATTCTTAATATACACATTACATGTTCCAAAtttatttaaccttttatacgatcctaatcaaataaaaaaaaaaagactagaTAACTTTTTTACCTAATCAAAgtcaaaagattattttaaatttaaaaagaattgagatgtagaaataaaaaatctgtaaagtgcaaaaagaaaaaagtccCTCCAAATTTATTCAGACCAACATTTAATAGTGGAATTGATGTATTAAAATTGTTGAATTGAAATAAAACTGTgaatatactaaaaaatattgtttacatCATTAATAAAGGAAATTGTTGATACGCACGTTTCAAATTTTACCTTTTgagtaaaatgatttttttattatttatttaagtttaatcgTTAAGCTAATTATCTTATTGTAAGACGATCGTATACAAACTTTTCTGAGTgattatctatttaaatttattcatttttaaaccaagataattttcttaatattttgccCTTTTAAGTggtcatttattttaatttaattatctttttaaactaaattgtcTACTtacagtaaaaaataaaaatgcacgCACAAAAGAAAACCCATGAGTTTCTactagttaaaaataattataatataaaaatccaaaaaattaatgttaactaTACAAAGTAATACAAACAtagatacatataaaataagGGTGAAGTGATTGGCAAAATTTTTGGTAGCCATGTGGATAGATTATTTGTTAATCACTGTCAGAATCACTGTACgaaagattaaaaaagaaataatgacaCTGTCAAAGTCTTAAGtgtgttttattatttgatttactTGTGCATTGTAAGAAAAGAAGTGCAGGCTAAATCCGGTTAGGGTGATGATGGTAAAATGGTGCTATCATACGttgaaaaatgttttgcatTGGAAAAACATCCATTTTCCTTGTCTCCTTTCACCtatctctttctcctttttatcatttcaatattaaaaaaaatacttattaaaatatataaactaaattttagttGAAAATAATTCTGCAAAAAATAGTTGATTTTTAtagtgaagaaaaataaagacattAATGATGACTTTTTATCATCtgatagtaaaaaatattttattttgtcttgaCTTTATGCTTACAagttcgataaaaaaaaaacataaaaatataataaaataaacacttttaagaagaaaaaaaaatccgttcaaaagttaataattaattctataAAAATCAATGCCAAATATGTATTAATGATTCAAATGTTGTGTTGATTTCACACTATAAAAAACTTtggacaattttaaaatttatatgtagaaaaagaaaaagtcgaAATGTGAGACAGAATTgactcataaaaagaaaaatatcgtATTTATGAACTGGTTTAGTAAACAAAAGAATTTAACTATGACAAATAAAAAGAATCTTAAGTATACGTGTGtaaaaagatttttatattttgctttaaaagaaaaaagacttTACATTTATTACATAAAGAAATACTACAAATACAATGTGAAATCTTTATATAACACGATACTACtcaaataaatctttttatcaaaagaaaTCTTTCACTccatttttattgattttcttaaaaaataccttttgttatttttttccgTGTGGCTAACCCATGTTAATTAAGAGTAAGTATATATGTTGGATTGAAAAAATAGAAaggtaaatttgaaaattgaaaaattcccataaaaaacaaaatattaattacataaatataggTGACATGTGATGAAATATGTTCACAAGAGATGATATGGTTTTACGATACTATGTCTTTTCTTTTGATGTGATTGAGACCTTCATAGATCTTATTATGGTGatatttctcttattctttaactgttttaaaaatattatatgaataataagtatataataaataaataatatagttgAAAATGTCAATCTATTTTTCCTAATGAATATTTTACCTCAATAGGAGTATATCAACCtcattaaaattttagtaatttactAGTTTTTAATTTCGATATTATATACACAATATCGTCTACGTAGTTTAATACAAGATGATGTTAGTCTcaatactttaattattttctaattgatGTATAAAagtatgtaataaataaaagaaaaatgaagagaatatgATATAGTTCTGAAATGGTTATAAGAAAGAAAGATGAtcactgaaaaagaaaataataaatattttattggtttttctgcattcataaaatatgaatgaataagGTTTAAGATATCATTAATAGTAACTTTAACTGCTTATTGTTTGTAAGAGAATAATACGTATGTGAATTTAATGaagcttttaaataaaaaattaaagctcAGATCCCACCGTTTATATTATTAGGAATGATTTTGTTTGGATTTTGGTAAAATTCAGTTCTACATGCACATCTTTTTAAGAAATGTCTATATCTACAACTacttcaataataattttaaaccgATACTCTTATTTATTAATATCCATGAATATGTAAACTCATTAcacttcttttaattaaataatttcataataagtttatagaaaaaacttaaacacaattttataaatgtaatttgtgtttttttattgagaataaaaatttgactttaataacatagtaaatatttttactaaatacCAACGTAAAATATCAAatcgaaatatatatatatatatatatatatatatatatatatatattgtagaacatagattattaataataaacttaattgTGAAAGTAAGAAATGGATACATGCATTAAGAAATGCAGTTAATTtctctaattaattatttagtcTTAATGAATAAATCATAGATAGTTCTAGACAAaattaatacattattaatttgataaaataacaattaaatttcactaaaaattaagtgaaaaatgtatagatatatataaactacgttaattaataataaataattttttaaagttctgATTACCCTCCACAATGAGTAAAACCGGTATACCAATCTCACGTAATTGTAGCTCCAACAACCAATTACCAAATAATCTTCCATACTACgtcaaaatattttaaccaCACCGAGCCAAAACCCAAGCtgtactttatttatttatttatttaaataaaaaattaattaatttattcagaTAGTGAAACTGAGTTCCCTAAAAGTAAAACGAAACGTTTctttgcatataaaaacatgcaGTCCCTGCTCTGCACCTGGTTACAGCAAGCTACAACATTCATTCACAAAACAAAGCACCAAAATTCGTAGGTTCCGAGGAAAAGAACAAAGAAATGATGGTGCTGGCGAATTCTGGTTCGGGCCTTCGGAGACAGGTTTTTCCCGTGGACTATGAAACGGAGCTTTCGCAGCGTCTCGTAGAAGCGGCTTATTACGGCGACACCGAATCTGCGTTTGACTTTGTTGACAATCCCTCTGTCGACGTTAACTTCGTCGGGACGGTGTCGTTTAAGTTCAAAACGACGGAGATCGTGCTGCAGGACGAGTCGCCTCACCGAGTTAACTCGGCGTACGAGGAGTTCAAGACCGAACTCACCGCTCTGTTCCTGGCCGCGCACACAGGGAATTTGACACTTCTTCGGAAGCTTCTGGTAACGCTTCTCAATGctgttttcattgtgttttgttGTGATTTGTTTCTCAAAACGACGTCGAAGCATTCGACACAACCAAATGAAGCTGTTCTGACAgtccttttgttttgttttgttttctcgAAACGCGATTCTGGAATCCTGGCGaagttttattcttttgttatttgCAAATATTCgctgttgtttttgttgataCTTCAGTGCCTGCTTTTGCGTTATGGGTGATTGGGAGTGATAATGCTCGATAtttgttttcgttttctttCCGTTTGATTGATTTAccagtttttcaatttttgaaaaccaatcca comes from the Vigna radiata var. radiata cultivar VC1973A chromosome 2, Vradiata_ver6, whole genome shotgun sequence genome and includes:
- the LOC106755920 gene encoding OTU domain-containing protein At3g57810 isoform X1 — encoded protein: MPQPEKSLGNNLPIIRIPGDGRCLFRAVVYGACLRSGEPSPSLSRQRELADELRAKVVDEFIKRRADTEWFLEGDFETYTIQMRKPHIWGGEPELLMSSHVLQMPITVVMQDKNSSNLKVIAEYGEEYGKDNPIGVIYDGYGHYDALLKSSLS
- the LOC106755920 gene encoding OTU domain-containing protein At3g57810 isoform X2 — translated: MPQPEKSLGIPGDGRCLFRAVVYGACLRSGEPSPSLSRQRELADELRAKVVDEFIKRRADTEWFLEGDFETYTIQMRKPHIWGGEPELLMSSHVLQMPITVVMQDKNSSNLKVIAEYGEEYGKDNPIGVIYDGYGHYDALLKSSLS
- the LOC106755586 gene encoding uncharacterized protein LOC106755586, with the translated sequence MGLTNFVLTVAGVSAVVLLLRSDVKQSASIFRRNVRHIRNWLEEESAASSKSMEKSTPKELDSKVPPKDIHKEDKH